Part of the Cupriavidus basilensis genome is shown below.
TGGCCATGCCGAAGCGTTCGAGCAGGGCTATGGCCTCGGCGCGGTGCGCGGCCGTCTCCGCGCGCGCCGCGCGCAGGCCCAGCAGGTTGGCCCAGAAGCCGGTGGTCTGGTGCCGGTGGAATCCGGCCAGCACGTTGTCGAGCACCGTCGCCTGCGGCACCAGGCGGATGTTCTGGAAGGTCCGCGCCACACCGGCGCGTGCCAGCTGGGACGCCTCCATGGTGGAGACATCCCGGCCATCCAGCAGCACCCGGCCGGAGGAAAGGTGCAGCAGGCCCATCACCAGGTTCACCACCGTCGATTTGCCGGCGCCGTTGGGCCCGATCAGGCCCGTGATGGTGCCGGGCGCGGCGGACAGGCTCAGTCCGCTCAGCGCCGGGACACCGCCGAAGCTGCGTGCGACCTCATCGAGCCTGAGCATGGGGTTGATCGTCGGGTTCATGCGCCTGCTCCTCCCGTTTGTTGGGAAGCTGTCCGCGCACCCTGCGCCGCCACGCGCTTTACGCGGCGGTCATGCGCGAGTCCGGCCAGCGTATCGGCGATGCCGTGCGGCAGGTAGATGATGATCAGCATCAGCAGCGCGCCCTGGGCCACATCGCGGAATTCCTCGAAGACTCGGAACAGCTCGGGCAGCAGCGTCAGCACGGTGGCGCCGACCAGTGG
Proteins encoded:
- a CDS encoding ABC transporter ATP-binding protein, which encodes MNPTINPMLRLDEVARSFGGVPALSGLSLSAAPGTITGLIGPNGAGKSTVVNLVMGLLHLSSGRVLLDGRDVSTMEASQLARAGVARTFQNIRLVPQATVLDNVLAGFHRHQTTGFWANLLGLRAARAETAAHRAEAIALLERFGMAKLAQHRAGNLSYGHQRRIEMMRALAMKPRLLLLDEPVAGMNDVEAASLGRIFQEVAAEGVAVLLIEHNMRFMTQVCSYLYVLASGREIAEGQPEAVLQDPVVMQAYLGT